One Clostridiales bacterium genomic window, TAATCTTTGTCCAGATCAAAAAAATTATAAAAATATTGGGCGTCGTCGCAATGTATAACTATCTTGCCGTTGTTTTCAACAACATCGGCGCAATGGTTTTGGGACAATACTCTAGCGTGGTTAGGCGCGATATAATATCTAAAAACCTGCCCGCATTCTAAAATATGTCTTATATCAAAACTATCGGGATTATGTATAGTAATCGTGTTTGAATTTATCAAAATTTTCATCTTATTTTAGATTATATGACATATATCAACTTGTGCCAATAAAATTAAAAAAAGCTTCTTAAAAAGTTAAGAAGCTAAAAAATAGTTTTTTTTGATGTAATTATTGGGCGTAAACGGAAACTTTTTTTCTTTTTCTGTCCAAGTTTTCAAAACGGACCACGCCGTCAATAAGCGCGAACAATGTGTCATCGCCGCCCCTGCCTACATTGCGGCCGGGATGAATCTTAGTTCCGCGCTGGCGCATCAAGATACTGCCTGCGGTTACAAATTGGCCGTTGTTGGCTTTTACGCCCAAACGCTTAGCCGCGCTGTCGCGGCCGTTTTTGGTGCTTCCGCCGCCCTTCTTTTGGGCGAATAATTGGATATTTATTTTAAACATTTTATTTTACCTCCAGCTTAATATAATCCGAATAGCTTTCCACAAGATCGGCTATTCCCATATACATTGTTGACAAAATCACATCGGCGTCATGCGCTTGTTGGTCGGTTATATCGTCGGGCAATTCAAACATCAAGTATCCGTCTTCATCGTCTCTTTCATATAAGACATTGATTCCCGCCACTTGCAAAAGCCCTAGCAACGCCGTTTGTATCACGCTTGAGAGCGCCGCGCATACTATGTCTTCGCCGCTTGCGGCATACCCCGTATGTCCCATAGTCTGCACGCTTTTGATTGAATTGCCGCGTTTTTTTATCTTGACAATGGTCATTTTAACCGATGCTTAATATTTTTAATTCAGTGTATTTTTGACGGTGCCCTTGCTTTTTGCGGTAGTTTTTCTTGGGCTTATATTTAAAAACGGTAACCTTCTCGCCTTTAACCACGCCCAAAACCTCGGCCTTTACTATCTTTTGTTCGGCTTCCGCGCCCGTCAACACCTTGTCGTCTTGGACAACCAATATCGGTTTTAGGTCTATCACAGAACCTTGTTCGGCCTTTATCTTCTCAATGCGTAAAACATCGCCTATTTTAACCTTATATTGATGTCCGCCGTTATCTACGACCGCATACATAATTTATTGCCTCCTAAACCTTACAGTCTCCGCCAATAAAGGCGTATGGCCAAAAACCATAGCTTAAAAAACCTTTTTTGAGCGACTCACATAATAATCTAACACAATATTATCTTAATTGTCAATTGTATGGGATAATAAATTTATAACAAATCTTTCAAAATCTCTTCCAAGCTCTCGGTGGGATGCAGCGCCTCTTCCAAAGAAAAAGCGGATTTGGAATCGTAATATTTTTTGATATTTTCCAAAGGATTCCAAGCCTTTTTGGTTTGTGCCAACCTCTCTTTTTCGGATTCGTATTGAAGGCTTATATCGTCTGGGGAAGTTTTTTTGGCTTGGGCTTTGGCGGCTTGCAAAGCGTCTTGGACTTGTTGTTCTTTGGTTTTAGGGGCAGGCTTTTGCGAGCTTTCGGTTTCTATCAAATTCAAAGCGTCCGACATTTTTTTGTTAAACCTAGCGATTTTGACAAGGTCGTCGTCAATCGGATATTTTTCTATGATTTTTTTGTAATATGACAACCACTTCGCATGGAACATCTTGAGCCCTTTGATTTCCATGTCGTATTTTATCTTGGCGGCTTGTTCCAATTCCTCGGCCTTCGCCACGGCCGCCAAAAGCGCTTGGTTGATTTGTCTGCCGCGGCTTCTATATGCTTCAAGTTTGGACTCAAGTTCTTTGATTTGTTCGCGCAGTTCAAAAATCCTGTCTTTTTGTTCAGACAGGCTTTTTTCGTAATTGCGTCTTAGGCTTTCAATATATTGTCTTACCTCGTCCGAGCTAAGACTTTTTTTGCTGAGATCTATTTCTTCCATTTTATCTTATTATATTATATAGTTAATTATAATTTTGTCAAATTTGATAACAAAAAACATTATTATGTTATATAAAAATGATTAAAAATCTTTAATAATTCCTTTTTGATTTTATTTCTTGTATTAGCTCTTGCTTGAGTTCGTAAAGCGCGTCCGATAAGTCCACTTTATAAATATGCGGATTGCTTATGCGCTTATATTCGGGCCAAAAAGCGCTAAGTTCTTGTTTGCAATATTTGGCTATGTCTTGAAGCTTAGGGAACTCGTAGACCACTTCGCCGTTTTTCATAACATCCACAAGCAAGCTTCTTAGATCATAATCTTCAAAGGTTGTGGTTTTCCATCTTTCTATGGGATGTATAATGGTCAACGGTTTGGGGATTATCTCGCCTTGCAGCGCTATGAGGTCGGCTTCGGCATAACCGTTGCTCTTGTTGTAAATGCGGTATAATTCTTTGATGCCCGGAAATGTTATCTTTTCAAAGGAGTCCGATAGCTTCATCTTGGGCGTAACTTTATCGCCTTGTTTGGTCGC contains:
- the rplU gene encoding 50S ribosomal protein L21, with the translated sequence MYAVVDNGGHQYKVKIGDVLRIEKIKAEQGSVIDLKPILVVQDDKVLTGAEAEQKIVKAEVLGVVKGEKVTVFKYKPKKNYRKKQGHRQKYTELKILSIG
- a CDS encoding ribosomal-processing cysteine protease Prp; this encodes MTIVKIKKRGNSIKSVQTMGHTGYAASGEDIVCAALSSVIQTALLGLLQVAGINVLYERDDEDGYLMFELPDDITDQQAHDADVILSTMYMGIADLVESYSDYIKLEVK
- the rpmA gene encoding 50S ribosomal protein L27 gives rise to the protein MFKINIQLFAQKKGGGSTKNGRDSAAKRLGVKANNGQFVTAGSILMRQRGTKIHPGRNVGRGGDDTLFALIDGVVRFENLDRKRKKVSVYAQ
- a CDS encoding nicotinate phosphoribosyltransferase; the protein is GDLAYLSITARKMLDEAGHKDAKIFASGDLDENVILHLNAQGACIDMYGIGTKLITSQDNPSLGGVYKIVATKQGDKVTPKMKLSDSFEKITFPGIKELYRIYNKSNGYAEADLIALQGEIIPKPLTIIHPIERWKTTTFEDYDLRSLLVDVMKNGEVVYEFPKLQDIAKYCKQELSAFWPEYKRISNPHIYKVDLSDALYELKQELIQEIKSKRNY